One genomic region from Elusimicrobiota bacterium encodes:
- a CDS encoding AAA family ATPase, with protein sequence MPGPNAAGRFFAVFLGLALLSPPAARAAVRTQTPGRAASGLPAVAGLSLAPRLRADAGPAALGGGLRLDLSPGVALPQPPGLSLQPASAGIPVLPTLAAPVLSAGLPQPAPVAGPSQDASLRAESPSEPSARPESGQGLFTRLARLFDGSRPAQAAEEFADYLQSPPEVPLPAPPRIPGWERLSATGGDRAPVSFHAEKSETLGEGRSIPISRDDSAPGPWEKTDAASGARVWEPPTGSRDATAFGDSLYWIDPHGRFVVYSLEKKTAAAYTCHEGPVTRFAVAGPNRVFVVVGNDLRRWDLDALYARTYPALGQNAESITSMALAEDSGVGDAMTFHLPGRRLKSSGGGIIVETGAFEAEAAVPAGRGLFYRHEQDGTRVWRDADYGSIPFRILALAADPAQDTFYAAVPEGLVVWEVRGGRYRLVPAAGLDAEGVKPTLHLDGDTVYLGAGSRVLQFQRQDLMGQREPPDTVRLWSERNPMFVKDAALHIGDLTFPIAGRPAPARSWAARAREALSRVLGRPAPPREVRDLGISEDDWRALNLPTNKRLIYDTLKGFTLNQHVLYIGETGGGKTWIATMLAKLTGNQLWMVSMNEYTRNKDLIARETFGEEGKNKTGLTMSTVLRWMQEGGILLLDEMHKPLEGIAVLNNILQNGEYRLPDGRVIKYDKRKSWIIGTMNPVKPPYKGEPPSGELSSRFGLTLDVKYLPPEEERALLGLFYPEVPSELISRLVAAAGRLRRLYPEVLPLPIAPRTLMYIAQHLSRYPSEDPADVFRKTYNPASIVEDPAIAEAIAQVLAELFPAAAPGS encoded by the coding sequence ATGCCGGGTCCCAACGCAGCCGGTCGTTTTTTCGCTGTCTTTTTGGGCTTGGCCCTGCTGTCTCCCCCGGCCGCCCGCGCAGCGGTAAGGACGCAGACCCCTGGCCGGGCCGCATCCGGCTTGCCGGCCGTGGCGGGCCTCTCCTTGGCTCCAAGATTGCGGGCGGACGCCGGGCCGGCAGCCCTCGGCGGAGGCTTGCGCCTGGACCTTTCGCCTGGCGTGGCCCTGCCGCAGCCCCCGGGCCTTTCGCTGCAGCCCGCCTCTGCCGGCATCCCCGTCCTGCCGACGCTCGCTGCGCCGGTTCTGTCCGCCGGCCTGCCGCAGCCCGCCCCCGTTGCCGGGCCCTCTCAAGACGCGAGCCTGCGCGCTGAATCGCCCTCCGAGCCGTCCGCCCGGCCGGAGTCTGGCCAGGGGCTCTTCACCCGCCTGGCCCGGCTTTTCGACGGGTCGCGGCCTGCGCAGGCCGCGGAGGAGTTCGCGGACTACCTCCAGAGCCCGCCGGAGGTCCCCTTGCCGGCCCCGCCCCGGATACCGGGCTGGGAGAGGCTCTCCGCCACCGGCGGGGATCGGGCGCCTGTCTCCTTCCACGCCGAAAAGAGCGAGACTTTGGGCGAAGGCCGTTCCATCCCCATCAGCAGGGACGATTCGGCTCCGGGGCCCTGGGAGAAGACGGACGCGGCCTCGGGGGCGCGCGTCTGGGAGCCGCCTACCGGCTCGCGGGACGCCACGGCCTTCGGCGACAGCCTCTACTGGATCGACCCGCATGGCAGGTTCGTGGTCTACTCTCTCGAGAAAAAGACCGCCGCGGCCTACACCTGCCACGAGGGCCCGGTGACGCGCTTCGCCGTGGCGGGGCCGAACCGGGTCTTCGTCGTGGTCGGCAACGACCTGCGACGCTGGGACCTCGATGCCCTCTACGCCCGCACCTATCCCGCCCTGGGCCAGAACGCCGAGTCCATCACCAGCATGGCGCTGGCCGAGGACTCCGGGGTCGGCGACGCCATGACCTTCCACCTTCCGGGCCGGCGGCTGAAGAGCTCGGGCGGCGGCATCATCGTGGAGACCGGGGCTTTCGAGGCCGAAGCCGCGGTCCCGGCGGGCCGGGGGCTCTTCTACCGTCATGAGCAGGACGGGACCCGCGTATGGAGGGACGCGGACTACGGGAGCATCCCGTTCCGCATCCTGGCCCTCGCCGCGGACCCAGCGCAAGACACCTTCTACGCCGCGGTGCCCGAAGGCCTGGTCGTGTGGGAGGTCCGCGGCGGCCGCTACCGCCTCGTCCCGGCGGCGGGCCTGGACGCCGAGGGAGTCAAGCCCACTCTGCACCTGGATGGCGACACGGTCTACCTCGGCGCGGGCTCGCGCGTGCTGCAATTCCAGCGTCAGGACCTGATGGGCCAGCGAGAGCCTCCCGACACGGTCCGGCTCTGGTCCGAGCGCAACCCCATGTTCGTCAAGGACGCGGCCCTGCATATCGGCGACCTGACCTTCCCCATCGCTGGCAGGCCCGCCCCGGCCCGGTCCTGGGCCGCCCGGGCCCGGGAGGCGCTGAGCCGGGTCCTGGGCCGTCCCGCCCCGCCGCGGGAGGTCCGGGACTTGGGCATCTCGGAAGATGACTGGCGCGCTCTCAACCTGCCTACCAACAAGCGTCTGATCTACGACACCCTGAAGGGGTTCACTTTAAACCAGCATGTCCTCTACATCGGCGAGACCGGAGGGGGCAAGACCTGGATCGCGACCATGCTGGCCAAGCTCACGGGCAACCAGCTGTGGATGGTGTCGATGAACGAGTACACGCGCAACAAAGACTTGATAGCGCGCGAGACCTTCGGCGAGGAGGGCAAGAACAAGACGGGCCTGACCATGTCCACGGTGCTGCGCTGGATGCAGGAGGGGGGCATCCTGCTCCTTGACGAGATGCACAAGCCCCTGGAGGGAATCGCGGTCCTCAACAACATCCTGCAGAACGGCGAGTACCGCCTGCCCGACGGCAGGGTCATCAAGTACGACAAGCGCAAGTCCTGGATCATCGGGACCATGAACCCGGTCAAGCCCCCTTACAAGGGCGAGCCTCCGTCGGGCGAGCTCTCCAGCCGCTTCGGCCTGACTTTGGACGTCAAGTACCTGCCGCCCGAGGAGGAGCGGGCCCTTCTGGGCCTATTCTACCCGGAGGTCCCGTCCGAGCTCATCTCCAGGCTGGTCGCGGCGGCCGGCCGCCTGCGCCGGCTCTACCCGGAGGTGCTCCCCCTGCCCATCGCGCCCCGGACCCTCATGTACATCGCCCAGCACCTCAGCCGCTATCCGTCCGAGGACCCCGCCGACGTGTTCCGCAAGACCTACAACCCCGCCTCCATCGTGGAGGACCCCGCCATCGCCGAGGCCATCGCCCAGGTCCTCGCCGAGCTCTTCCCGGCCGCGGCGCCCGGCTCCTAG